Proteins from one Mugil cephalus isolate CIBA_MC_2020 chromosome 15, CIBA_Mcephalus_1.1, whole genome shotgun sequence genomic window:
- the LOC125021772 gene encoding claudin-15-like isoform X1, giving the protein MTFKMKEITEVIALFLGFVSWILIFISLKDQYWRESTQDGSVIVTSTVYENLWMSCASDSTGVYNCRDFPSLFALPGYIQASRALMIASIVFGTFGLVATLAGMQCSKIGGENYVLKGRVAAIGGVFFLLQGICTMIAVSWYAANITQEFFDQFFPGTKYEIGEGLYIGWSSAVLALCGGSCLTCACRIKEDGEKIPYPYQPPSRGRILSTVAPSQTAPSNYGRNAYV; this is encoded by the exons AtgactttcaaaatgaaagagatCACTGAGGTTATAGCACTTTTTCTAGGTTTTGTAAGCTGGATACTGATTTTCATATCACTCAAAGATCAGTATTGGAGAGAATCCACCCAAGATGGGAGTGTGATTGTAACCTCCACAGTCTATGAGAACCTCTGGATGTCCTGTGCCAGTGATTCAACGGGGGTCTATAACTGTCGAGACTTTCCATCACTTTTTGCTCTCCCAG GGTACATTCAGGCCTCCCGAGCGCTGATGATTGCTTCCATTGTGTTTGGGACATTCGGGCTGGTGGCCACTCTCGCAGGAATGCAGTGCTCTAAAATAGGTGGAGAAAACTATGTTTTGAAGGGGAGAGTTGCTGCCATTGGAGGAGTGTTCTTTTTGCTACAAG gGATTTGCACCATGATCGCTGTGTCTTGGTACGCAGCCAACATCACACAAGAGTTCTTCGACCAGTTTTTTCCAGGGACAAA GTATGAGATTGGAGAGGGCCTGTATATTGGATGGTCTTCAGCCGTGCTTGCCCTCTGCGGAGGTTCATGCCTGACGTGTGCCTGCAGAATCAAGGAAGATGGTGAAAAAAT tccCTATCCATACCAACCACCCTCCAGAGGACGTATCCTGTCAACTGTGGCACCGTCTCAGACTGCGCCAAGCAACTACGGAAGAAACGCATACGTCTGA
- the LOC125021772 gene encoding claudin-15-like isoform X2: MNAVVEAVAFLLGFLGWLMVGIALFNPYWRVSTVDGNVITTSTIYENLWMSCATDSTGVYNCRDFPSLLALNGYIQASRALMIASIVFGTFGLVATLAGMQCSKIGGENYVLKGRVAAIGGVFFLLQGICTMIAVSWYAANITQEFFDQFFPGTKYEIGEGLYIGWSSAVLALCGGSCLTCACRIKEDGEKIPYPYQPPSRGRILSTVAPSQTAPSNYGRNAYV; encoded by the exons ATGAATGCAGTAGTGGAGGCTGTTGCTTTCCTTCTGGGCTTTCTGGGCTGGCTGATGGTTGGAATTGCCCTTTTCAATCCATACTGGAGGGTCTCAACAGTGGATGGTAATGTTATCACCACATCCACGATCTATGAAAACCTCTGGATGTCCTGTGCAACTGATTCTACAGGGGTTTACAACTGCCGAGACTTTCCATCTTTGCTCGCACTTAATG GGTACATTCAGGCCTCCCGAGCGCTGATGATTGCTTCCATTGTGTTTGGGACATTCGGGCTGGTGGCCACTCTCGCAGGAATGCAGTGCTCTAAAATAGGTGGAGAAAACTATGTTTTGAAGGGGAGAGTTGCTGCCATTGGAGGAGTGTTCTTTTTGCTACAAG gGATTTGCACCATGATCGCTGTGTCTTGGTACGCAGCCAACATCACACAAGAGTTCTTCGACCAGTTTTTTCCAGGGACAAA GTATGAGATTGGAGAGGGCCTGTATATTGGATGGTCTTCAGCCGTGCTTGCCCTCTGCGGAGGTTCATGCCTGACGTGTGCCTGCAGAATCAAGGAAGATGGTGAAAAAAT tccCTATCCATACCAACCACCCTCCAGAGGACGTATCCTGTCAACTGTGGCACCGTCTCAGACTGCGCCAAGCAACTACGGAAGAAACGCATACGTCTGA
- the grk1b gene encoding rhodopsin kinase GRK1b, which translates to MDIGGLETVVANSAYVSARGSVDGSAAAAMRDKKMRARLKLPHIRDCEHMKTTVDAAFDSMCVKQPIGKRLFQQFLESDKTHKNAGDLWKDIEEYTICQEKDRVQKAQKIVNKYYESTSKNLCSFLEEKAITRVKEDFKNVRGDLFKESEQQLLKHLELKAMDGFKNSMYFLRFIQFKWIESQAFDEEWFMDFRVLGKGGFGEVYACQAKATGKMYANKKLEKKRLKKRKGYEGAIVEKRILAKVHSRFIVTLSYAFQTKTDLCLVMTIMNGGDLRFHMYNVDEKNPGFDEKRARFYTAQIICGLEHLHQHRIIYRDLKPENVLLDDAGHVRLSDLGLAVELPPGKDKTTGYAGTPGFMAPELLQKKEYDYTVDYFTLGVTLYEMIAAKGPFRVRGEKVENDEVARRILNDPVSYTPSFSKECKGICEGLMEKDPAKRLGFKNNECAELKDQPFFKEINWGRLEAGMLPPPFVPDPRMVYAKDIDDVGAFSTIKGVVLDNKDTEFYNDFASGNVPIPWQDEMIETGVFGEMNIWGENGKLPNDLDPNYVETKGGGCVLL; encoded by the exons ATGGACATCGGGGGCTTGGAAACAGTTGTGGCGAACTCCGCCTACGTGTCAGCCCGCGGCAGTGTGGACggatctgcagcagctgccatGCGTGACAAGAAGATGCGTGCCAGGCTGAAACTCCCACACATTAGAGACTGTGAACACATGAAAACAACTGTAGACGCAGCCTTTGACAGCATGTGTGTCAAACAGCCCATCGGCAAGCGCCTGTTCCAACAGTTTCTGGAAAGTGACAAAACCCATAAAAATGCAGGAGATCTGTGGAAAGACATTGAAGAGTACACCATATGTcaagagaaagacagagtgCAGAAGGCACAAAAAATTGTCAATAAATACTATGAGTCAACCTCTAAGAATCTTTGCAGTTTCCTCGAAGAGAAGGCCATCACTCGAGTTAAGGAAGACTTCAAGAATGTACGCGGTGACCTTTTTAAAGAGAGCgagcagcagctcctcaaaCACCTGGAGCTGAAGGCTATGGATGGCTTCAAGAACAGCATGTACTTCCTGCGTTTTATTCAGTTCAAATGGATAGAGAGCCAGGCTTTTGATGAGGAGTGGTTCATGGACTTCAGGGTGCTGGGTAAAGGAGGTTTTGGGGAGGTGTATGCTTGTCAGGCAAAGGCAACGGGCAAAATGTACGCCAACAAGAAGCTGGAGAAAAAGAGGCTGAAGAAACGCAAAGGTTACGAG GGAGCTATTGTGGAGAAGCGCATCCTTGCAAAAGTTCACAGTCGCTTCATTGTGACACTGAGTTACGCCTTCCAGACCAAGACTGACCTTTGCCTGGTCATGACCATCATGAATGGCGGAGACCTCAG GTTTCACATGTATAACGTGGATGAAAAAAATCCCGGCTTTGACGAGAAAAGAGCGCGTTTCTATACAGCTCAGATAATCTGTGGGTTGGAGCACCTTCATCAGCACAGGATCATCTACAGGGATCTGAAGCCAGAGAATGTATTGCTGGATGATGCAG GACATGTGCGTCTGTCAGATTTGGGTCTGGCTGTTGAACTTCCaccaggaaaagacaaaacaactgGATATGCTGGAACTCCAG GTTTCATGGCTCCAGAGCTGCTCCAGAAGAAGGAGTATGACTACACAGTGGACTACTTTACTCTGGGAGTCACACTGTATGAGATGATTGCTGCCAAAGGGCCATTTAGAGTACGAGGAGAGAAG gttGAGAATGACGAGGTAGCTCGCAGAATCCTAAATGATCCGGTTTCTTACACACCCTCCTTCAGCAAAGAGTGTAAGGGCATTTGTGAAGGGCTGATGGAGAAGGACCCGGCCAAACGGCTGGGGTTCAAGAATAATGAGTGCGCAGAGCTCAAGGATCAGCCCTTCTTCAAAGAGATTAACTGGGGCCGTCTGGAAGCAG GTATGTTGCCTCCACCATTTGTCCCCGATCCCAGAATGGTATATGCTAAAGATATTGACGACGTGGGCGCCTTCAGCACAATCAAAGGTGTGGTCCTGGACAACAAGGACACCGAGTTCTACAATGATTTTGCGTCCGGCAATGTCCCAATCCCCTGGCAGGATGAGATGATCGAGACAGGTGTGTTTGGAGAGATGAACATCTGGGGAGAAAACGGCAAGCTGCCTAATGACCTCGACCCAAACTACGTGGAGACCAAAGGAGGCGGATGTGTGTTGCTTTGA